From one Macellibacteroides fermentans genomic stretch:
- the ald gene encoding alanine dehydrogenase: MIIGVPKEIKNNENRVGLTPAGVKEIIMRGHQVYVQQSAGLNSGFPDEAYLSAGANLLPTIEEVYAVAEMIVKVKEPIASEYPLIRENQLLFTYFHFASDENLTKAMIASKAVCLAYETVEKADGSLPLLIPMSEVAGRMATQEGTRFLEKPQGGKGILLGGVPGVKPAKVLVLGGGIVGFNAAKMAAGLGAEVIIADISLPRLRWLNENLPANVKTLYSSSHNIEGELHDTDLVIGAVLIPGAKAPYVLTKEMIPLLKKGSVLVDVAIDQGGCFETSHATTHANPVYEINGVIHYCVANIPGAVPHTSTLALTNATLPYVITLANEGWEKACEMDHGLRLGLNIVKGKIVYQAVAEAFGWA; encoded by the coding sequence ATGATTATCGGAGTACCCAAAGAAATTAAGAACAACGAAAACCGTGTCGGACTTACCCCGGCAGGAGTTAAAGAAATTATCATGCGAGGGCATCAGGTATATGTACAACAATCAGCCGGTTTAAACAGTGGTTTTCCTGATGAGGCTTATCTTTCAGCCGGCGCTAACCTGCTTCCAACAATTGAGGAAGTATATGCCGTTGCAGAAATGATTGTAAAAGTAAAAGAACCTATTGCTTCCGAGTATCCGTTGATTCGGGAAAATCAACTTCTTTTCACCTATTTTCATTTTGCCTCGGACGAAAATCTGACAAAAGCAATGATTGCCAGTAAAGCTGTTTGTTTGGCATACGAGACTGTTGAGAAAGCAGACGGATCATTACCTTTATTAATTCCCATGAGCGAAGTAGCAGGCCGTATGGCTACACAAGAAGGAACTCGCTTTCTGGAAAAACCTCAGGGTGGAAAAGGAATTTTATTAGGAGGTGTTCCGGGTGTTAAACCGGCAAAAGTTCTCGTATTGGGAGGAGGAATTGTTGGATTTAATGCAGCTAAAATGGCCGCTGGACTTGGAGCGGAGGTTATTATAGCCGATATTTCACTTCCAAGACTTCGCTGGTTGAATGAAAACCTGCCCGCAAATGTAAAAACATTATATTCTTCATCGCATAATATTGAAGGTGAGCTACACGATACCGATCTTGTAATTGGTGCTGTTCTTATTCCAGGAGCCAAAGCTCCCTATGTGCTGACAAAAGAAATGATCCCGCTGCTTAAAAAAGGAAGCGTTCTTGTAGATGTTGCAATAGATCAGGGAGGTTGTTTTGAGACATCCCACGCAACCACACATGCAAACCCTGTTTACGAAATAAATGGTGTAATACACTATTGCGTTGCCAACATCCCGGGAGCTGTACCACACACTTCAACATTGGCTCTCACCAATGCCACCCTACCCTACGTTATCACGCTGGCTAATGAAGGCTGGGAAAAAGCATGTGAAATGGATCATGGATTAAGATTAGGCCTTAATATTGTAAAAGGTAAAATTGTATACCAGGCAGTTGCAGAAGCATTCGGATGGGCATAA
- the rseP gene encoding RIP metalloprotease RseP, whose translation METFLIKALQLILSLSILVVVHEFGHFLFARIFKVRVEKFYLFFDPWFSLFKFKPKKSETEYGIGWLPLGGYCKISGMIDESMDKEQMALPPQPYEFRSKPAGQRLMIMIAGVVFNFLLALFIYSMVLFAWGDTYLPLKNMKMGMYYSETAKQIGFQDGDILLSANGQELDRFGESAIRKIVEAQTVVVLRNGEEQEIAIPNDLMQRMMRDKKGFAGLRYPMVVNKFSENSPALAAGFQANDSIVSVNGTSTPGADDVADMLSKHKNEAIEVGIYRSGNPLTLTLTTDTAGHMGIYMKSPMEVFETVTTTYGFFASFPAGIQKGVSTLKGYVNDMKYVFTKEGASSLGGFGTIGGLFPAQWDWMIFWERTAFLSIILAFMNILPIPALDGGHVMFLIYEVVARRKPSDKFLEYSQIVGMALLFGLLIYANGNDIFRYFFGS comes from the coding sequence GAGTTTATCAATTTTGGTTGTCGTTCATGAATTCGGCCATTTCCTATTTGCCCGGATCTTTAAGGTGAGAGTTGAAAAGTTTTATCTTTTCTTCGACCCTTGGTTCTCTCTTTTTAAGTTTAAACCTAAAAAGAGTGAAACTGAATACGGTATTGGCTGGTTACCTTTAGGTGGATATTGTAAAATATCCGGAATGATTGATGAATCGATGGATAAAGAACAAATGGCATTACCTCCTCAACCATATGAATTCAGATCAAAACCGGCAGGTCAGCGATTGATGATTATGATTGCCGGAGTAGTGTTTAACTTTTTGCTGGCTTTGTTTATATACTCTATGGTTTTGTTTGCCTGGGGTGATACTTATCTTCCATTGAAGAATATGAAGATGGGTATGTATTATAGTGAGACCGCAAAACAAATCGGGTTCCAGGACGGTGATATTCTTTTATCGGCAAATGGTCAAGAATTGGATCGTTTTGGAGAATCAGCCATTCGTAAGATTGTAGAGGCACAAACAGTTGTGGTTTTACGTAATGGCGAAGAGCAGGAAATTGCAATACCAAATGATTTGATGCAACGTATGATGCGCGATAAAAAGGGATTTGCCGGACTTCGCTATCCAATGGTTGTAAATAAATTTTCTGAAAATTCTCCTGCTTTAGCAGCCGGTTTTCAGGCAAATGATAGTATTGTGTCTGTCAATGGAACGTCCACTCCGGGAGCCGACGATGTAGCGGATATGCTTTCAAAACATAAAAATGAAGCAATCGAAGTTGGGATATATCGTTCAGGAAATCCTCTTACTTTGACTCTAACAACTGATACGGCAGGGCATATGGGTATTTATATGAAAAGCCCGATGGAAGTTTTTGAAACTGTAACTACCACATATGGATTTTTTGCCTCTTTCCCGGCTGGTATTCAGAAGGGTGTAAGCACATTAAAGGGATATGTGAATGATATGAAATATGTGTTTACCAAAGAAGGAGCTTCCAGTCTTGGAGGTTTTGGAACTATCGGAGGTTTATTCCCTGCTCAGTGGGATTGGATGATTTTCTGGGAACGGACTGCTTTTCTGTCAATTATCCTTGCATTTATGAATATTCTTCCTATTCCGGCATTGGATGGAGGGCATGTTATGTTTTTAATTTATGAGGTGGTTGCAAGACGTAAACCTAGTGATAAGTTTCTTGAATATTCGCAGATTGTGGGTATGGCATTACTGTTTGGTTTATTGATCTATGCGAACGGAAATGATATATTCAGATACTTCTTTGGTTCGTGA